The Carassius gibelio isolate Cgi1373 ecotype wild population from Czech Republic chromosome B9, carGib1.2-hapl.c, whole genome shotgun sequence genome includes a region encoding these proteins:
- the zc3h15 gene encoding zinc finger CCCH domain-containing protein 15 has product MPPKKPAQPAGNKKTQEKKKEKIIEDKTFGLKNKKGAKQQKFIKAVTQQVKFGQQNPRQAAAAEAEKNKKKDDKKKELSELNELFKPVVAAQKVSKGVDPKSVLCAFFKQGQCTKGDKCKFSHDLTLERKCEKRSLYVDGRDDELEKDTMDNWDEKKLEEVVNKKHGEAEKKKAKTQIVCKYFLDAIENNKYGWFWVCPGGGDNCMYRHALPVGFVLKKDKKKEETNVEEISLEDLIETERASLGANVTRITLETFLAWKKRKRQEKLAKAEQDMERKKADFKAGRAYGVSGREVFEFRPELVDDDDAEADDTKYSDEDDDAEGYNEVEEIDEVQDIDIARFVPKEVDNAGITVASADRFTAKAPPTNDTDDNKLSEASGGSVENGEHCEDETLEDGETNDDESEAVPVDENLFTGEDLDELEEELNTLDLDE; this is encoded by the exons ATGCCTCCGAAAAAGCCAGCCCAACCTGCAGGCAACAAGAAAACccaagagaagaagaaagagaagaTCATTGAG GATAAAACCTTTggactgaaaaacaaaaagggAGCTAAACAACAGAAGTTTATCAAAGCTGTGACTCAGCAGGTCAAGTTTGGACAGCAGAATCCACGACAG gctgctgctgctgaagctgaaaagaacaaaaagaagGATGACAAGAAGAAGGAGTTGTCAGAGTTGAATGAGCTCTTTAAGCCCGTGGTGGCAGCTCAGAAAGTCAGCAAAG GTGTAGATCCCAAGTCTGTGCTGTGTGCTTTCTTTAAGCAAGGCCAGTGTACCAAAGGTGATAAGTGTAAATTCTCTCATGACCTCACTTTGGAGAGGAAATGTGAGAAAAGAAGCTTGTATGTGGATGGGAGAGATGATGAGCTGGAGAAAG ACACTATGGACAATTGGGATGAAAAGAAACTTGAGGAAGTGGTGAACAAGAAACATGGAGAGGCTGAAAAGAAGAAAGCAAAGACCCAAATT gtgtgcaAGTATTTCCTTGATGCTATTGAAAACAACAAATACGGCTGGTTTTGGGTTTGTCCTGGAGGAGGGGACAACTGTATGTACCGCCACGCTCTCCCGGTGGGCTTTGTTCTGAAGAAAGACAAGAAGAAAGAAGAGACGAACGTGGAGGAGATCTCGCTGGAGGATTTGATAGAGACTGAG CGAGCTTCCTTGGGAGCAAATGTCACCCGAATTACTCTGGAAACATTCTTGGCCTGGAAGAAAAGGAAAAGGCAAGAGAAACTGGCTAAAGCAGAGCAGGACatggagagaaagaaagcagACTTCAAAGCTGGCAGAGCATATGGG GTCAGTGGAAGGGAAGTGTTTGAGTTCAGACCTGAGCTTGTTGATGATGACGATGCAGAGGCCGATGATACAAAATATTCGGATGAAGATGACGATGCTGAGGGTTATAACGAG GTGGAGGAAATAGATGAGGTTCAGGACATTGACATTGCTAGATTTGTCCCTAAAGAGGTGGATAATGCAGGTATAACAGTGGCATCTGCAGACCGGTTTACTGCCAAAGCTCCTCCAACAAATGACACAGATG ACAATAAATTGAGCGAGGCATCAGGTGGATCTGTGGAGAATGGGGAACACTGCGAGGATGAGACGCTGGAGGACGGAGAAACCAATGATGACGAGTCAGAGGCAGTGCCTGTAGACGAGAACCTATTCACCGGGGAGGATCTAGACGAACTTGAGGAGGAGCTCAACACACTGGACCTGGACGAGTGA